One window from the genome of Tachypleus tridentatus isolate NWPU-2018 chromosome 11, ASM421037v1, whole genome shotgun sequence encodes:
- the LOC143231481 gene encoding uncharacterized protein LOC143231481: MCHGACPSQRCYWRTLKKRSADILKPKPTTLPVLESISLFQALEVQQEKSRVGSRDRENKGGYKDGRVICLQKIGFAALLSGLMFAFMLTSGLTIFLCLRLRRVKNSIEKQPIKMKDPCLHRLQKLDK; encoded by the exons ATGTGTCACGGAGCTTGTCCA TCACAGCGATGCTACTGGAGAACTCTAAAGAAACGATCAGCTGATATTTTGAAGCCTAAACCCACAACTTTACCTGTTTTAGAAAGCATCAGTTTGTTTCAAGCTTTGGAAGTGCAACAAGAGAAAAGTCGAGTCGGTTCAAGGGATCGAGAGAATAAAG GAGGCTATAAGGATGGAAGAGTCATATGTCTACAGAAGATAGGTTTTGCAGCTCTTTTGAGTGGTTTGATGTTTGCTTTCATGCTGACCTCTGGATtgacaatttttttatgtttgcgCTTGCGCAGAGTTAAAAATTCTATTGAAAAACAGCCGATTAAAATGAAAGATCCGTGCTTACATCGCCTACAAAAATTAGATAAATGA
- the LOC143231482 gene encoding uncharacterized protein LOC143231482 — translation MEPVIHFFFLTVLMPWSGAEDSLNIPNVASDIELEAFNITLKNFTVELNNHKLADKVSSATPREDPGSVNESVFESFPRQPLHGEVDKQKWGGSLLTRARGSLSSYRPEFSNINPFDFSSRYTRNMIRVNYITADCYDNYMRINLHFNGTFSGIVYSTGYVHDPDCVYINGSYDKRYEFYIRLNRCGTLGQRNGDYNSYFLENKKHSNEYMWNTITVQYNSVIEEEWDENFRVTCEYGYDYRKTVTFPLVNVEANTGNPVVFTLTPPVCYMEIKEGFNVRGHPINKPVSVGDPLTLIVQMKSENS, via the exons ATGGAACCTGTTATTCACTTCTTCTTCCTCACCGTATTGATGCCATGg TCAGGAGCTGAAGATAGCTTAAACATTCCCAATGTAGCAAGTGATATTGAACTGGAAGCTTTTAACATCACGCTCAAAAACTTCACCGTCGAATTAAATAATCATAAGCTAGCAGATAAGGTCAGTAGTGCAACTCCTAGGGAAGATCCTGGGTCAGTGAATGAATCAGTTTTTGAGAGCTTTCCTCGTCAACCTTTACATGGAGAGGTGGACAAGCAAAAGTGGGGAGGAAGCCTGCTAACACGAGCAAGAGGATCTTTGTCATCTTATCGGCCAGAGTTCTCTAACATTAACCCTTTTGACTTTTCGTCAAGATACACAAGGAACATGATTAGGGTTAACT ATATCACGGCGGATTGCTATGACAACTACATGAGGATCAACCTTCATTTTAATGGCACTTTCTCCGGGATAGTTTACAGTACTGGATACGTTCACGATCCTGATTGTGTCTATATCAATGGTTCTTACGACAAACGTTATGAATTCTACATTAGACTTAACAGGTGTGGCACCTTGGGGCAGAGAAATGGTGATTACAACAGTTattttttggaaaacaaaaag CACTCTAACGAGTACATGTGGAACACCATCACTGTTCAGTATAACTCTGTCATCGAGGAAGAGTGGGACGAAAATTTCCGAGTTACGTGTGAATATGGCTACGATTATCGGAAAACGGTTACGTTTCCTTTGGTGAACGTTGA gGCGAATACTGGCAACCCTGTTGTGTTCACTCTAACCCCACCCGTGTGCTATATGGAGATCAAGGAAGGCTTTAATGTCAGAGGTCATCCAATAAATAAACCAGTCAGTGTGGGAGATCCACTGACTTTGATAGTTCAAATGAAGAGTGAAAACAGTTAG